The Citrus sinensis cultivar Valencia sweet orange chromosome 4, DVS_A1.0, whole genome shotgun sequence DNA segment GGTAATGACGTGTCTTGGTGCTGTCAGTAAGACTATCATTATTCTGTGGTCCCATAATGATACATGGCGACTTAAATATATTGTaggagatattttttatttttctcagaTAATTTGGGTGGCTAATGCTGACTTTTTGAAATCTTTCCATTCTACCCTTTCCTCTCCAACTTCCCCTTCATCTCTTAAAGGGCTTTAAAAGTCACGAGTTATATTATGATCTCCCATATGTCATGCCCTTAATACTTCTTGTCCACATTTTACCACCACCAATAAATATGTAATAAGTATCCACAACACATATTTTTTCACAAGGACAGAGCTATTCAATCAAATCCTTTATTTTGTCTCGTCTTTACATTtatgtgatttaattttttttattatttaagttcTTAAACTGCCTCTGTTATCTAATTGCATAAGGAAGAAGAGGTCAAAACAACTGGAAACTCATGAATAACGATGAAGAACTAATACCCCCACCCCCACTTCGTAATTTGTTAGCCATAAGAAATGGGGTATTTACTAAGGAGAAAaccaatggaaaaaaaaaagatgtaaaTAACCCTACAAAAACGTGTCAatgtgaagaaaaataactgtTTACTAAATATCAGTTTTCTGTATGCCAATAGCTAAGATGGAAAAATAAGGAGGAGGATAATTCATTTTCAGgggttttattttaaattttctcaagaatcatgtttaattttgttagCATGCGCCTAAACTATCTTTCCAAAGTACGGTAAAAGTTAAGAACAAGATTTTTGGAGTTTTAAATGGTGGGgaggatgaaaaaaaaatgataataacttGAGGTATATGAGAGagaaatcattttaaaatgtttaatgagattaattaagaaatgtgATCTGTGAATCAATATTCAAACCCAAATGCATCAaaccaaatttttatttatttgaggaTGATTAGGTATATTCTAAGTAttcttttataacttaatgaaatttttgaaactcttctttcttctttttccatttgaatatattttctgatttatatttaaaaaaaaaagaaaagaaaagaagattcGGACCTAACCCTTTCTTTATACTACTTTATAATAATGTACCAAGATCAAGTACGCATCTATCCACGTATGCAACGGTAATATTCTTacctttcttttcattaatacCCCGAAgcatacaattaattttactatACATGCCGTAACGTTGCAATAATAAACATCGACATTTGACGGGCCCCACCACACCGGTTACAGACCTTTGACCTTCGTCCTCACACTTATTCAGGGGGGCCCAATTCCAACTCACTCCGTCCAAGTGGTTAAAGTCCTGGATAACCAAGGATAAAACCGTCACTAAACTAAACAGCCTATGAGCTTCAAGTTTAAAACGCATTACAACAATTCGTTTAACATTTATTGGGCGTGAACCCAACGAGAGAATTCCGTAGATTGAAACTGACACGTGTCCCCTGCTGCTGCACGTTTCCAATGATTGACAGCGACGACGATGTTGGCGCAAACGCAAAACAAAACGTCCCGTTTGAGTCAACCggtattaaaaaattcttcgCCGGTAACGGTAAAACTTTTCCCTCGGGAAAATGAAACGACACCGTGGGGACCTCAACGCTACTCCGCGACGAGAAGTCATAGCACGTGTCAAACAACGCCACGCCGTCAGTTGGCGACAATGCTCGCGTTCCCCTAACGAATGCATCGCGCAAAGCGTTATACGTCTCCGTTTGCAGCCTCGTAACGGCCGTTCCAGAATCAACGATTATCCCTCCGTTACCTGACTCGTCTATCTTGAAAGCCGTCTCGGAAATCGGGAGTAAGTCGCCGCCAACACTGATTCCCGTTAAACCGAGGTAATAAAAAGTGTCAAGTTCGTGGTTGCGGAGTAACGGAGCAGTGACAGCGTTAGGGGGCAACGACGAGTCAAACTCAAGAGTCGAGGTCGAGTCAGAGTCACGGTCCACGAGACAGTAAGAGAAAGTGGAAGCATTAATCTGAGAGGGAAACGAAAGCAAGCCGCCGCCGAGTCCAAGCAAGCCGGCAGCTCCGACAAACAGCCCCTCGTTATTGTGTCCGCAGCCGATGGCTATGTTATCAACGGAAGCCGAGCCGAGAGTGACGGTCTCGGTAACGAAATCTCCGACAGTGTAGGAGCCGTCGCCGTACGAGACCTCGTAGAGGCACGTGTTGTTGCGGCACTCGGACTCATCGAGGGACTGACATTGCTTGGTGTTGCACGTGAGAGGCGAGTACGAAGAGGAGGAAGTTGGCTCGAAGATGGGGTCGGCTTGCTGGTAGCAGTCGGCGCAGGGTGCGCACTGCAGCCAGTTGACGTCACTTCCGGTGTCGAGCACCATGTAGACTTGACTCGGCGGTTTGCCGATTCCAACTCGGGAGAAGTACTCGCCGCTTCCCTGACTGCTTCCCGACACAATGGGGCTTTGTATCTCCTCAGCTTCGAATTCTGACCCGCTGTCGAGCGGTTTAAGATCCGAGGTTGCAATGCCTCTGATGGCCAGATCTAGACGAGCGGAGAGAGACCTGACTCGGGCAGAGTCACGCTCGAGACGGGCCAAGGTGAGTGACTTGTAGTCGTTATGTGAAGTTCTTTGGACGGATGTTCTCGAATGCAGTTGCAAGGCAAgcgaagaagaagaggaggagATTAAGCTCTGCGGTGTCGTTCTGGGATCAAATGAGAAGGGTTTAAGAGTGTTTTGAATGGAAGCTGAGACATCAAGAGTGGTGGTTGTTACGGAGATAGAAGCGTGTGGTGTGGTTCGAGAATCGCCAAAGGGTGATGATGCGAGGAGGAGAGCAGCGGAAAGAACGTGAAAGAGGAGCCACATTTTGGGGATTTTAGATAGATGCGAGATGGAGATAATGCTGCGTTTGGTTTGTGGGGTTTATTTATAAAGGgaggaaaagagaagaagtcgggtccttcttttttcttttttctattaacTGTGCCCACACTTGGCTCGTTACAAGGAGTAGGGAATTGAGAAGCTTTGAATGATGCTAAAGAATGCCTCGTTCAAAAGATTGCGGTAAGGCAAGGggtggatttttttaatttatttttcctcttttttttttgttgctaCTGGGAATTAATTTGGGATGAGAACTATAGGAATGCAATTTAAGGTTTAAAATACCTAGGTTCTACCTGTAGACTTGGCCCATAGGCCCATATGTTATCTCGAGGACCAGATTATAAAACTCAAGTCACAAAATAAGTTAATTCACAGGTTACactaatttgtaatttctaCCAAAAACTGGGatgagaaattaaattcaagACTCGCTTGGGAGAGTTGTGATGTGGTAGTCCAGCAGCTTAAAGACTGTTACTTGATGTTATATCTTCGTTTGGCTGTCACAGCCGCAGCACTGCCAAATGAAGCCTAAATCCATTATTTATGCCGCGGTAATCCTCCTATTCAACCGGTTTGTTGCTGCTTTGAAAAAGTTTCATTATTTATCACGCGCTTCCATCATGGCGTCGGTTGGAGCTAGTAACTTTGAGTCCCCCTCTTTTCGATAATGGTTTTAGCAACAATGTCATTCGCTTTTCGTTcgtcaataaaatttgtttctcctgatatattaataaagaCTCCGTTGCAAAAGTTACAATACATAATCAACAAGTTTATATTTATCAGAAAGCAAGCTTGCAATTTATCATGTTTGGACCCATATAACCCATTGTCTCTGGAAGATTGCATGATAATGTTGCCACGGATCTCATCTCggtaatttaacaaattatttaatttcctttttaacaTAGTCGTTAACTCTTATGCAAATCTAGTTAAGCCGTAGAGTTTGCATGCATGATTGGTGCTCCATTAATTATGATTGCTTTTCCTTTACTTCTTTGaccatttgatttaattattgcACAACATCAGAGTATTAGACCACATCAATGAATAAGATCTTTTGTGAGTTTGTGGgtcacaaattcataattcaAAAGCAACCTGTTGGATTTCAATTGTGTGTCCGGGACGTGTACTTACACATCATCAACATCCACATTTGAACTGAAGAAAGTTCGTGATTTTGATGGTGCATCTTATTAATTCTTTAGCTTGTAACCATCTATGCGCCCATTTTACGTTCACAATTATTCCACCAACTTGGATCATGTGGTCTGAGAAAGTTAATGATTCTGGCATGGCAAAAGACCGAAGAAATTaaagccaaaatttgatggtgTTTTGTCGATACCTTGGGAGAGAAcgatcattaaaaaaattaaattaaattcactCATCCCTTTCGTTTATAATCTAATTAGCTGTATTTTTAACCGTATGTTATTTTGAGGtgtgcattaaaaaaataaataaataaataaaagaggaaaaaaaatgtcatatCAAACTTTTGATAAACAAGAAACGTGAATATGTAAAATGTGATTGCAACTGTCTCAATTGTATGTAATGTAGTCAACTTTGATCAAATtcgtgtattttttttttttatatgtgtGATTAAATAACACgttaaagtaatttttgttttacatgACTGGATTGAAAACAGTAGTTACTGAACAATATTTAGTGAGAAATGAACCAGATTAGAGATGGCGAATGGGCCAGACGGCACATGTCCGTACAGCACGGCATGACATGAGCATGTTTTAGTGGGGCGCGTGGCATGGCACGGCACACACGTGGGTCGTTCCGGgcttagaattttaggcacgcGGACCTTAAAAACATGGCACAATTAGATATGGGCTAAGCACGTCACGATAAAAAAACCCGCAATAAAcacgtttttttttaatgaaagtaaatttaaaattttataattttaaaaataacttgaaattgaattttttaaattcatttaattcttagtttaaaaaaatactataattgatttatatttataatttattaaataaacaattgatatcatgattttataaatatgcattaataatattgtgaACTATGATTTATGACTCTATGTAAGttcaagttaacaattaagttaacccttaagaaaaatttattattattattgttgttaagtattaaaaaaattctaatactaTAAGGTCAAgcttagtaattaatattatattttcttaccattattagtttattattattaaatatggacttgagttttgaattttcaattctattaaatttgaataaaagtataaactaaaaaaaaaagtatatagacttaaaaaaaatacgcCAACAACTTAGTATGCgctcttcaaatttaaaaaaaaacaaaagaaaaaagcttattaagcttttttttcttaggcacGGCACGTGTGGACACAACACATGTGCTGGGCCGggtctaaataaaaatatttagacACAGTACGACACGGACACGAGCACACACGTGCCTTATTTTGGTGTCGGCTtggcccattggccatctctaaACCAAACCCATAGTTATCTTCAAGCTGTTCATAAGTTATGGGAGATTTTAGCTCTAATTTTCCCTCGAATTAATGTATATTTTGAGTCTTGAGGGGATTGAAGTTTTCAATACATTAGAGGTTAGTTaaaatttacccaaaaaaatttgttgccCATCAAAGTCATAAAAAGTGATTTAACCTTTAGAAAATTCATCCGAACATATATCTAATTTGAGAGTTGGCGGGGGCGGCTTTGACAGGTGAAGCATCTGGAGCTTGCAGTTCACACTTAACTACCATCACCAAAAttcctttctaatttttgtttgctCTCTTTCTTGTCCATGGATAAAATTTCTTTGTACTTCAGCAATTTCCCTCCTTGGAATAGCACTCATGATGCAGCCTCACATAGAAAGCAAATCTTTCCTTCATGAATTTGACAAGTATGggaaaaggggggaaaaaggGGTTAATTACCTTAAAACAcatgttttgataaattttaaaaggtaacacatattttaaaaatactgaGTGGGTGACAATCTGTTAATTTTGATCGTTATCTTTAATTAGTTGagggtaaaattaaaaaaaaaaatctttttgttCATAAAGTCAAAGAGATAAAAATGTTGGATTTATATAATGTTTCACAATTCATAAGAGATTTGCATCTTTATGTTCACAAATTAGTTTGATtcaacaagaattttttttaaatttatttgatttaacaaaaaaaggcCCTATTAATTAgacttaaatttaatttttatatttttctatttaaaaaattaaaaataagtgagTAGGGGTAGAAACATCATTTTGTAACTAATTGTAGGAGTATAAATGTCATTTTGTAACAAATTGTAGGGGGAGGAATGTTATTTCGTAATTAATTGTAGGGGcagaaatgttattttataactaattTACTATTCTCGTTAAAGTTAACGGTAAAAGTTAACGAAATGTCAACCgcttgaatattttaaaaacccattttatctttttaaaatttatcaaaacatgTGTCACTTAAgggtaattaaaaaaaaaaacagagggagaaagagagaagtGTACTAGCCAAAGTTCTATGagttaacaaatatttttcccGTTGGAGTACTGCACATTTACATTAAGAATATTGGTCAAAATTGGAACTGCATCCCGTCTCTTCAGCATTGGTTGATTCTTGACTCGAATTGTATGTAgtagtaattaaattgaattgaatcGAATTGATTTCTGAATTGATTTACAATCCAGTCATTGGTTGAGAATGAAAGTTatggatttttgttttttgccaAGCAAGTCGTCTTCAACTAAACTTAAAAAAGTGATACCAATTACTTGCAATTGCCAtcatatttgatttattttgttctatAATGATAGCACACTAAAATCATAAAActatccattttttttcctcttttaagttttcttaactaaaattaatggGTCTTTAGTCCAGTAGGAGAGTCCTTACACTAATAATAATGTGAATAAAGGTTTGAGTTTTCGTAAAGTATTATGAGGGttagttttagttttctttcaattatcaaataatggAGTGAAGACAATTTCTCCCTCACGAAATGTAAGTAGAGTGAGGATTAGTTTCAGTTGTTcttcaattatcaaataattgaatgtaGACGGTCTCTTCCTATGAGTTAATTTAGTTTTAAGATCAATGTACATACTATGAGGATGAaatgtgaatgaaatgaaCACTCACAAATCTCCCAAGGGTTAATTTGGTTTGATGATCAATATACAATCAAATATATGTATTGAAGGTCAGAGTATGCTTGCTAATCATGGAGTATAAAATATGAACTTTATTCCtacttcaaaagaaaattttcagctTACTTTCAGTAGCAAGATGATATGACATTTTAATTTCCGCATAGTTTGTCGTGTAGCTCCGAGGTTTCGTAATTGGATAGACAACGATGAAACTTCATTCCGTACAcacaaacaagaaaatgacattaatttttttttttgccttggtttcttgttttatagcaCATATTAATAAAGTTTACACCTATTTTTGGTTAACTTAACTTCTAATCACATGCTTCTCAACTAACTTTTAAATGTAGGATACAAATATGAATGAGATTTGTTCTTAATTAGTACAATCTccatatatattacaatttgATGCctgttatttatatatatatatattaaggtctagaattttatcaaaattaatttaaaaatctacTGTTACTAACAATAGTTGAGAAAGAATCCCATAAATTTTGCATTTAGGTTTaaggttataaaattttttattggaatttataaatttacgAGGAATGATTTGTATAATCAAATATTGATctatcataatatttataatttttttgttggtaAAAGATATATTAAGAGTGATAAAAATGAACACTACGTCATgattatatcaattaattaaacattcCATATTTAACTATCATGTCgggtaaatttttaattgcttaTTTGATTATAAAGGTTATTGTAGTTAAATCGGGTTTGAGGTGGATTAAATAGAGTTCAATTCAGTggtttcaaaataaataaaaaaaatcaattgatcCTGGGTCAgaaatttgttatttgttcTGGTTTTGATTCAATTTTAGAAGAATCAAACCGAaccggaaaaaaaaaagaaaagatttttgAACCGATTCTCTAAAACGTTTTAATACGGGTCACAAAATTTTGCCAACCCTtagttgaatttaaaattttgtaaaaataataattattttagaaaactAAAAGTAAcgtttgatattattttattctatatcTCCACTCGTGCATACAGAAATTCGTAAGGTGTGTTAATTTCTAACGTTTTGTGCTTTAAAGTTCAAAGGATGAGTTGATGACGCTATTCCATTCTCTGTAGAAAGAGCGATATTTGATTTAGCCATAACAGCTATAATTAGCCAACGATCGACGTAGGAAATTTACGTGAACTGGAAAAACCAATAACAACGATCCACGTAGGAAATTCCCTGATAGCAGCGTGTCGTACACGCTCCCAATACCCGCGTACTGGTTCTCTTTCTGGATCTCGCTTTATAAGCGCTTTCAGTCGAATCAAAATCTGTATCGATCCTAAAGCAtcccttctttttctccaattccTTATTCGCAGGTACTAATTACTAAACATCACGCTCCTCCTATGTTTTGTCTTCTTGTTCAATCagcttaattaaaaaaactccCACCGAGTCAACTGAGCTGAGTCATTAACACCGAACTCAAAACCTCACTgctcatattatatatatatatatatatatatatatatatatatatatatatatatatatatatctatacagagagagagagagagagtcagAACTTCTCTGAAGCGCGTACAAGCTTATAGTGACTCTCTCTGTTCGTTGAAGCATATCAAAGATGAGC contains these protein-coding regions:
- the LOC102626321 gene encoding protein ASPARTIC PROTEASE IN GUARD CELL 1, translated to MWLLFHVLSAALLLASSPFGDSRTTPHASISVTTTTLDVSASIQNTLKPFSFDPRTTPQSLISSSSSSLALQLHSRTSVQRTSHNDYKSLTLARLERDSARVRSLSARLDLAIRGIATSDLKPLDSGSEFEAEEIQSPIVSGSSQGSGEYFSRVGIGKPPSQVYMVLDTGSDVNWLQCAPCADCYQQADPIFEPTSSSSYSPLTCNTKQCQSLDESECRNNTCLYEVSYGDGSYTVGDFVTETVTLGSASVDNIAIGCGHNNEGLFVGAAGLLGLGGGLLSFPSQINASTFSYCLVDRDSDSTSTLEFDSSLPPNAVTAPLLRNHELDTFYYLGLTGISVGGDLLPISETAFKIDESGNGGIIVDSGTAVTRLQTETYNALRDAFVRGTRALSPTDGVALFDTCYDFSSRSSVEVPTVSFHFPEGKVLPLPAKNFLIPVDSNGTFCFAFAPTSSSLSIIGNVQQQGTRVSFNLRNSLVGFTPNKC